The following coding sequences lie in one Bifidobacterium sp. ESL0690 genomic window:
- the aroA gene encoding 3-phosphoshikimate 1-carboxyvinyltransferase, producing MTSVEAFDFPDPWPAPLAERSLNATVVIPGSKSLSNRYLILAALGSRPVTIAGMLRSRDTELMAGALRTLGVGVEFDENEETRVTVTPPSNGRFTGNVTVFCGLAGTVMRFVPGLALFADGPVRFDGDEQAYARPMHPLLEGLEQLGAHVEYEGKLGFLPFTITPAKVQEPENDKDSPGSDYSDGSVVSEPAEVRIDSSSSSQFISSLLLVGSRLPQGLDLKHTGSKLPSMPHIRMTMADVNGAGGQAEMPEIGHWLEPHRSLQLPDGVVVEPDLSNAAPFLGAAMIAGGTVSVPNWPTSTTQPGGLLPDILQKMGANVTLDGRPFDDVMADARNQEKSVSVPRNGTLTVLMDGPIRGLGKAFDMSAAGEIAPSIAALATLADGPSELVGIGHLRGHETNRLAALVTEITRIGAKAEELPDGLAITPMPHHQLHGEIMETYADHRMATFAAMIGLAVPNTGIRNIATTRKTIPDFPGMWRKMLES from the coding sequence ATGACAAGCGTTGAAGCCTTTGATTTTCCAGATCCGTGGCCTGCACCCCTGGCCGAACGGTCGTTGAATGCCACCGTCGTCATTCCCGGGAGCAAGTCTCTTTCCAACCGCTACCTGATTCTTGCAGCATTGGGCAGCAGGCCGGTCACGATTGCAGGCATGTTGCGCTCGCGCGACACCGAACTGATGGCGGGTGCTTTGCGGACGCTTGGGGTCGGCGTTGAATTCGACGAAAATGAAGAAACACGCGTGACGGTGACACCTCCTTCGAATGGCCGATTTACAGGCAACGTCACCGTCTTCTGCGGGCTTGCAGGCACCGTGATGCGTTTTGTGCCTGGTCTGGCGCTGTTTGCCGACGGTCCGGTGCGTTTCGACGGAGACGAGCAGGCCTATGCGCGTCCGATGCATCCGCTGCTCGAGGGTCTTGAGCAGTTGGGGGCGCATGTCGAATATGAAGGGAAGCTCGGTTTCCTTCCGTTTACCATTACGCCTGCGAAGGTGCAGGAACCCGAAAACGACAAGGATTCGCCAGGATCCGATTATTCAGATGGATCCGTGGTTTCCGAGCCGGCAGAGGTTCGGATTGATTCGTCTTCGTCCTCGCAGTTCATTTCCAGTCTGCTGCTTGTCGGCTCTCGTTTGCCGCAGGGATTGGATTTGAAGCATACCGGCAGCAAACTTCCCAGCATGCCTCATATTCGCATGACCATGGCCGATGTCAACGGCGCAGGCGGGCAGGCTGAAATGCCTGAAATCGGCCACTGGCTTGAGCCTCACCGTTCGTTGCAGTTGCCGGACGGGGTGGTGGTGGAACCGGATCTGTCGAACGCCGCCCCGTTCCTTGGTGCTGCGATGATTGCCGGAGGAACGGTCAGTGTGCCGAACTGGCCGACTTCAACCACCCAGCCGGGTGGTTTGCTTCCCGATATTCTGCAGAAAATGGGTGCAAATGTCACTTTGGACGGTAGGCCGTTCGATGACGTTATGGCCGATGCGCGCAACCAGGAAAAGTCGGTTTCGGTACCCAGAAACGGAACATTGACGGTTTTGATGGATGGCCCGATTCGTGGGCTGGGCAAGGCTTTCGACATGTCGGCGGCGGGGGAGATAGCCCCGAGCATCGCCGCATTGGCGACGTTGGCCGACGGTCCCAGCGAGCTTGTCGGCATCGGCCATCTTCGTGGCCATGAGACGAACCGTTTGGCGGCACTCGTGACGGAAATCACCAGAATCGGAGCCAAAGCCGAGGAATTGCCTGATGGTCTGGCCATCACACCGATGCCGCATCATCAGTTGCACGGTGAAATCATGGAAACCTACGCCGACCACCGCATGGCTACGTTCGCCGCGATGATCGGCCTGGCTGTGCCCAATACCGGCATCCGCAACATCGCCACCACCCGCAAGACCATTCCCGATTTTCCCGGTATGTGGCGTAAGATGCTCGAAAGCTAA
- a CDS encoding acetate kinase, with amino-acid sequence MAKTVLVINSGSSSIKYQLVDLENGSALASGLVEKIGEPIDGHYKHEYNGEKHELEEPIKTHADGLKRVLGFFKEYGPDLQESGIVAVGHRVVQGGSVFPQPALVNAKTIQQVKDLAVLAPLHNGPEATGAEVMEQLLPDVPQIFVFDSSFFFQLPKEASTYALNKEVAEKYKIRRYGAHGTSHEYIGGVVPGVVGKPAEGLKQIVLHIGNGASASAQISGRPIDTSMGLTPLEGLMMGGRTGDIDPAAVFHLIRNAHMNVDEIDELFNKKSGMTGMTGYGDMREVDRLISEGNEDAILAMDVYIHRIVGYIGNYTAQMGGVDVITFTAGVGENDNNVRARVCERLAPFGVKLDKAKNDARSKEPRIISTPDSSVIIAVIPTNEELAIAHKADKIATEGKDSYGNVFEK; translated from the coding sequence ATGGCGAAAACCGTCCTTGTCATCAATTCCGGTTCCAGCTCGATCAAATACCAGCTGGTGGATCTCGAAAACGGGTCAGCTCTCGCCAGCGGCCTCGTGGAGAAGATCGGCGAACCCATCGATGGCCATTACAAGCATGAATACAATGGTGAGAAGCACGAGCTCGAAGAGCCGATCAAAACCCACGCCGACGGTCTGAAGCGCGTCCTCGGCTTCTTCAAGGAATACGGCCCCGACCTTCAGGAATCCGGCATTGTCGCCGTCGGTCACCGCGTGGTGCAGGGTGGCTCCGTCTTCCCGCAGCCGGCACTCGTCAACGCCAAGACCATTCAGCAGGTCAAGGACCTCGCCGTGCTCGCGCCGCTGCACAACGGCCCCGAAGCCACCGGCGCCGAGGTCATGGAGCAGCTGCTGCCAGATGTGCCGCAGATCTTCGTCTTCGATTCCTCCTTCTTCTTCCAGCTTCCGAAGGAAGCCAGCACCTACGCGCTCAACAAGGAAGTCGCCGAGAAGTACAAGATCCGTCGTTACGGCGCCCACGGCACCAGCCACGAATACATCGGTGGCGTTGTACCCGGTGTCGTCGGCAAGCCCGCCGAAGGCTTGAAGCAGATCGTGCTGCACATCGGCAACGGCGCTTCCGCCTCCGCGCAGATCTCCGGCCGCCCGATCGACACCTCCATGGGCCTGACCCCGCTCGAGGGTCTGATGATGGGTGGACGCACCGGTGACATCGACCCGGCGGCCGTTTTCCACCTCATCCGCAACGCCCACATGAACGTGGACGAAATCGACGAGCTCTTCAACAAGAAGTCCGGCATGACCGGCATGACCGGTTACGGCGACATGCGCGAGGTCGATCGCCTCATCAGCGAAGGCAATGAGGACGCCATTCTCGCAATGGATGTCTACATCCACCGTATCGTCGGCTACATCGGCAACTACACCGCTCAGATGGGCGGCGTGGATGTGATCACCTTCACCGCCGGTGTCGGCGAGAACGACAACAACGTGCGTGCCCGCGTCTGCGAGCGTCTCGCACCGTTCGGCGTGAAGCTCGACAAGGCGAAGAACGATGCCCGTTCCAAGGAACCGCGCATCATCTCCACCCCTGACAGCTCCGTGATCATCGCCGTCATCCCCACCAACGAGGAACTGGCGATCGCCCACAAGGCCGACAAGATCGCCACCGAGGGCAAGGATTCCTACGGCAACGTCTTCGAGAAGTGA
- a CDS encoding isopeptide-forming domain-containing fimbrial protein → MNLNKRICSVIGVALSAATMLALGIAGVGSATAETTAVNLSTTTNRFGTIAVKNATPGHSYAVVQVGKYSHAATDGTQLTGISLDSTGVGSVDTAVGTAAHAVDSSAPNTGNVISWVGIHWLGFADSGNTNNSDATSNTAPYTGTLRDFVQQLDTTIRTSGYNFNPPVTASSSSPNPTVTFSHLLIGMYLVEDVTAMPSVGTPGHSDSIPMLVGTTIGENNTLNSVKLGEINDKTDTVTVDKSLIGGTAVNGAQLSYKITSEVPLWTGYTKYYFEIVDMPGAGLDLDASSVAIKIDNHDVGTDKYTVTKDETAGTNGGDDFHIVFTNNSIEDYTPGLQIVVTYKMTVNDSSKSLINQAKIVHSGKNTGTDCASDPTISGCTTETPLTDGSSSEAVSYSVTIRDFFNDGSAKTPTKGATFKVYDDTEDSAHAHPLTFKTDTAISATEGEYTYDTSTSSTDTVGAAAYDTLKIDGLKADNYSFVEETAPTNVLQSVKPSFKVEITDANVSGHPKDTKFVFHADIWDLASVDTENIVGSEPHSVADGGQVESTNFNVRIDNVDSVTNLPLTGGMGLLLLLMLGLLFGSAAVVFTVLHHRSVLNSKRI, encoded by the coding sequence ATGAATTTGAATAAAAGAATATGTAGCGTCATCGGAGTGGCGCTTTCCGCTGCGACGATGCTGGCTTTGGGGATTGCGGGTGTCGGCTCCGCAACGGCGGAAACGACAGCCGTCAATCTGAGCACCACAACGAATAGATTCGGCACGATTGCGGTCAAGAACGCGACCCCTGGCCATTCCTACGCTGTGGTGCAAGTGGGAAAGTACTCCCACGCGGCCACGGACGGCACGCAGCTTACCGGCATCTCTCTTGACTCGACCGGTGTCGGCTCTGTAGATACTGCGGTTGGGACGGCTGCCCACGCGGTGGATAGCTCTGCGCCGAACACCGGCAATGTCATCAGCTGGGTCGGTATCCATTGGTTGGGATTCGCCGATAGCGGCAACACGAATAATTCGGATGCGACTTCGAACACAGCGCCGTATACCGGCACGCTCCGTGATTTCGTCCAGCAGCTTGACACGACAATCCGTACGTCTGGTTACAACTTCAATCCGCCTGTGACCGCCTCCTCCTCATCGCCCAACCCTACGGTCACGTTCTCGCATCTGCTGATCGGCATGTATTTGGTCGAGGATGTAACGGCTATGCCGTCCGTCGGAACACCCGGCCATTCGGATTCGATTCCGATGCTGGTCGGCACCACGATCGGTGAAAATAACACCCTCAACAGCGTCAAGCTCGGTGAGATCAACGACAAGACCGATACCGTCACTGTTGACAAGTCCCTTATTGGCGGCACTGCCGTCAACGGCGCTCAACTGAGTTATAAGATCACGAGCGAAGTGCCGCTTTGGACCGGATACACCAAGTATTACTTCGAGATTGTCGATATGCCCGGTGCCGGCCTCGACCTGGACGCGAGCAGCGTTGCGATCAAGATCGACAATCACGATGTCGGCACGGACAAATACACCGTGACCAAGGACGAAACCGCAGGGACCAATGGCGGTGACGACTTCCATATCGTCTTCACGAACAACAGCATCGAAGACTATACGCCGGGACTGCAAATCGTGGTCACCTACAAGATGACGGTCAACGATTCCAGCAAGTCGTTGATCAACCAGGCCAAGATTGTGCATTCCGGCAAGAACACAGGCACCGACTGCGCCAGCGATCCCACGATTAGTGGATGCACGACGGAAACGCCGCTGACCGACGGCAGCTCCAGCGAAGCCGTCAGCTACTCGGTCACCATCCGTGACTTTTTCAACGACGGTTCGGCCAAGACACCGACCAAAGGCGCGACGTTCAAGGTCTACGACGATACGGAGGATTCCGCTCACGCCCATCCTCTGACGTTTAAAACGGACACCGCGATTTCCGCCACCGAAGGTGAATACACCTATGACACTAGCACCTCCAGCACGGATACCGTGGGTGCCGCAGCTTACGATACGTTGAAGATCGATGGTCTCAAGGCCGACAATTATTCGTTCGTCGAGGAGACCGCCCCGACCAATGTCTTGCAGAGCGTCAAGCCGAGCTTCAAGGTTGAGATCACCGACGCCAACGTGTCGGGCCACCCCAAAGATACTAAGTTCGTGTTCCATGCGGATATCTGGGATCTGGCCAGCGTCGATACCGAAAACATCGTGGGGAGCGAGCCCCACAGCGTGGCTGATGGAGGCCAGGTAGAGTCCACAAACTTCAACGTGAGAATCGATAACGTGGATTCGGTCACTAACCTGCCGTTGACAGGTGGCATGGGTCTCCTACTGCTACTTATGCTGGGTCTTTTGTTTGGCAGTGCAGCCGTTGTGTTCACGGTGTTACACCATCGCAGCGTGCTCAACAGCAAAAGGATCTGA
- a CDS encoding class C sortase — protein MNERKSEGPKQTDKSVLPLGFQPFEAVVRYPRNRSAAIHRAVLRALRDLFILLTVIVFLWAPTARMIRVRNEGIASAAAAREMSKWPRGHIEKEYRNAVQYNERIADSGQHKLGEAIDPFIDDPDEDTISKRDNDYQSMLKTTNGVMGTVKIPRISLKLPFYHGTSKAILQVGIGHLYGTSLPVGGKSTNSVLTGHRGLVDAELFTRLDELKKGDIIYIETLDRMMGYRVSDINIVNPTDVHLYKVVPGQDLLTLMTCTPYGINTQRLVITAKRSSIPKGGTYYHDDQDAVLPAGITGVTVLLVGLLWAMHRNYRLLVPPAWHYDGSPVAWWSMFARRTDARGHFGKRRCKTYV, from the coding sequence ATGAACGAGAGGAAATCCGAAGGGCCAAAGCAGACGGATAAGTCCGTGCTGCCGCTTGGATTTCAGCCTTTTGAAGCCGTCGTGCGTTATCCTCGCAACCGTTCGGCGGCTATCCATCGAGCCGTTCTCAGGGCCTTGCGCGATCTTTTCATACTGCTCACGGTGATCGTGTTCCTTTGGGCTCCGACGGCCAGAATGATCAGGGTCAGAAACGAAGGCATCGCCTCGGCCGCGGCGGCTCGGGAAATGTCCAAATGGCCGCGTGGACACATCGAAAAGGAATATCGCAACGCCGTTCAATATAACGAGCGCATTGCGGATTCGGGCCAGCACAAGCTGGGTGAGGCCATCGATCCGTTCATCGACGATCCCGATGAAGACACGATATCAAAGCGTGACAATGACTATCAGTCGATGCTGAAAACGACAAACGGGGTGATGGGTACCGTAAAGATTCCGAGGATTTCGTTGAAACTGCCGTTTTACCATGGCACCTCCAAGGCCATCCTGCAGGTCGGTATCGGCCATCTTTACGGAACGAGCCTTCCAGTGGGCGGCAAATCGACGAACAGCGTGCTCACCGGTCACCGCGGCCTGGTGGACGCCGAACTGTTCACTCGGCTCGACGAGCTCAAAAAGGGCGACATCATCTACATCGAGACGCTCGATCGCATGATGGGGTACCGCGTCAGCGACATCAATATCGTCAATCCGACCGACGTGCATCTTTACAAGGTGGTGCCTGGGCAGGATCTGCTCACATTGATGACCTGCACGCCATACGGCATCAACACGCAACGGCTGGTCATCACCGCCAAACGAAGCAGCATCCCCAAGGGGGGTACTTATTATCACGACGATCAGGATGCTGTGCTCCCGGCGGGAATCACCGGGGTAACCGTCCTGCTGGTCGGGTTGCTATGGGCGATGCACCGCAACTACAGGCTGCTCGTACCGCCTGCATGGCATTACGATGGTTCGCCGGTGGCTTGGTGGAGCATGTTCGCGCGCAGGACGGATGCCCGGGGACACTTTGGTAAAAGGCGATGTAAAACATATGTCTGA